One window of Phycisphaeraceae bacterium genomic DNA carries:
- a CDS encoding glycosyltransferase family 39 protein, with the protein MDESAPLRRNSSLSTARKQNNIARLILWLGPVAALLAVTLQHIDGGDWQRGDSGFYAAVGTQAWESGNLWTLHAGSPADTGTEYFNKPPLTFWITGLACHLFGANAVIVRATTVFAACAVVLLTGLIAITLSTRSIAAGAMIATALNLEFFRRTHELSLDMWQLVWLMCAMYCAARSAKRCSARWLVVMGLPIGCALMTKPLLGLLAIVLIGVWILTLRTDGEFPSRSRERGLLGALGVALVVALPWHLSMMVIHGDTFTNQYFGAEMASRAMGEMTEGAGSTTTSMFYVKHLVEGAQPWVVLAILGIGIWFVRMLGRTGVSTNASRLARLWMIWFVGWFVLLTLFPDRRDRYALVLHPAIGTLAGVFLASIRVPHLAKLLRATRNWLGPIAVGVGVVVAFLPIRAHKPVNDQWPALFAFLREHHEHALEQKQQWRFDSICAGAWEAQRGSRMYHEFGAWPRQTRDRAGKIVHMPGVGDLVLYHIRDGWKPGSTETVVFSSGDVTVTTLDALPWEPVESVDPGESNDN; encoded by the coding sequence ATGGACGAATCTGCGCCATTGCGTCGGAACTCTTCACTATCAACTGCTCGAAAACAGAACAACATCGCACGGCTGATCCTCTGGCTCGGCCCGGTTGCTGCGTTGCTTGCCGTGACGCTCCAGCATATTGATGGTGGCGACTGGCAAAGGGGCGACTCTGGGTTTTATGCAGCTGTCGGCACGCAGGCGTGGGAGTCGGGCAATCTCTGGACACTGCACGCGGGTTCGCCAGCAGATACAGGCACGGAGTATTTCAACAAGCCGCCACTCACATTCTGGATCACGGGGCTCGCGTGCCATCTCTTTGGTGCGAATGCCGTCATTGTCAGAGCAACAACGGTCTTTGCAGCGTGCGCTGTTGTGCTGCTGACTGGATTGATTGCGATAACACTTTCTACGCGATCGATCGCTGCGGGTGCGATGATTGCAACTGCGCTCAATCTTGAGTTCTTCCGCAGGACGCACGAGTTGTCGCTGGACATGTGGCAGCTTGTGTGGCTGATGTGTGCAATGTACTGCGCAGCTCGCAGTGCAAAGCGGTGCTCAGCGCGCTGGCTCGTGGTGATGGGATTACCGATCGGTTGTGCGCTGATGACAAAGCCGCTGCTCGGCTTGCTTGCGATTGTGCTGATTGGCGTGTGGATACTGACATTGCGAACAGATGGCGAGTTCCCTTCGCGCTCGCGCGAGCGTGGATTGCTCGGCGCGCTGGGTGTGGCACTCGTCGTTGCGCTTCCATGGCATCTCTCGATGATGGTGATCCACGGCGACACGTTTACGAATCAGTATTTCGGTGCCGAGATGGCATCCCGCGCAATGGGCGAGATGACCGAGGGTGCTGGCAGCACGACGACATCCATGTTTTATGTGAAGCACCTCGTTGAAGGTGCCCAGCCGTGGGTGGTCCTTGCAATTCTCGGGATTGGCATCTGGTTCGTGCGCATGCTTGGGCGCACGGGTGTGAGCACAAACGCTAGCAGGCTCGCGCGGTTGTGGATGATCTGGTTTGTTGGATGGTTTGTGCTGCTGACACTCTTCCCCGATCGGCGGGATCGGTACGCACTTGTGCTGCACCCAGCGATCGGAACGCTCGCGGGCGTGTTCCTCGCGTCGATCAGGGTTCCACATCTTGCGAAGCTGTTGCGAGCAACTCGCAACTGGCTGGGCCCGATTGCTGTTGGTGTGGGTGTTGTGGTCGCATTCTTGCCCATTCGAGCGCACAAGCCCGTCAATGATCAGTGGCCCGCGCTCTTTGCGTTCCTGCGCGAGCATCACGAACATGCATTGGAACAAAAGCAGCAATGGCGGTTCGACTCGATCTGTGCTGGCGCGTGGGAAGCGCAGCGGGGCTCGCGGATGTACCACGAGTTCGGCGCATGGCCGAGACAGACGCGCGATCGTGCGGGCAAGATTGTGCATATGCCGGGTGTTGGTGATCTCGTGCTCTACCACATCCGCGACGGGTGGAAACCGGGCAGCACCGAGACCGTTGTGTTCTCGTCGGGTGATGTCACAGTCACAACGCTGGATGCGCTTCCGTGGGAACCGGTCGAGTCTGTTGATCCGGGCGAATCAAACGACAACTGA
- the ruvB gene encoding Holliday junction branch migration DNA helicase RuvB — protein MIAPASQTDHLPYTLSMADQRILSPTATVPDEDEQTLSLRPSSMDQYIGQEEMVNRLRIAIEAAKQRNEPLDHVLLHGPPGLGKTTLAHVIAHEMNSRVHMTSGPALNKGMDLVGVLTRIEARDVLFIDEIHRMPISVEEFVYPAMEDFRIDVRTESGPHARTVQIACKPFTLIGATTRAGLLSSPLRSRFGIVHHIRYYEPAELRAIVHRNAQLLDMPMADDGCIDLIASRSRGTPRIANRLLRRVRDFAQVRANGSTDAKVVEDALGLEGVDALGLDELDRKYLRAIAGVYQGGPVGLEAIAATMNEDAGTLEDVVEPYLLQIGFLARTRRGRMMTRSAADHLHLKITLPDDQSLFSAE, from the coding sequence ATGATAGCGCCCGCTTCCCAAACCGATCATCTGCCGTACACTTTGTCGATGGCTGACCAGCGCATTCTCTCTCCAACCGCGACCGTTCCCGACGAGGACGAGCAGACACTCTCGCTGCGCCCATCGTCGATGGACCAGTACATCGGGCAGGAGGAGATGGTCAATCGATTGCGCATCGCGATCGAAGCAGCAAAGCAACGCAACGAACCGCTCGACCATGTGCTGCTCCACGGCCCGCCCGGGCTCGGCAAGACCACGCTCGCGCACGTCATCGCGCACGAAATGAACAGCCGCGTCCACATGACCTCTGGTCCTGCGCTCAACAAAGGCATGGACCTCGTCGGCGTGCTCACACGCATCGAAGCGCGCGATGTGCTGTTCATTGATGAGATCCATCGCATGCCGATCTCCGTCGAAGAGTTTGTCTACCCAGCGATGGAGGACTTCCGTATCGATGTGCGCACGGAGTCCGGCCCGCATGCACGCACGGTGCAGATCGCGTGCAAGCCGTTCACACTCATCGGCGCAACCACACGCGCAGGCCTGCTCTCGTCGCCGCTGCGCTCACGCTTTGGTATTGTGCACCACATCCGGTACTACGAGCCAGCAGAACTTCGCGCGATCGTGCACCGAAACGCGCAGCTGCTTGATATGCCGATGGCAGACGACGGCTGCATCGATCTGATCGCGTCCCGCTCACGCGGCACGCCGCGCATCGCAAATCGGTTGCTGCGCCGCGTGCGTGACTTTGCGCAGGTCCGCGCAAACGGGAGCACGGATGCAAAGGTCGTTGAGGATGCGCTCGGACTGGAGGGTGTTGATGCGCTCGGTCTCGACGAACTCGATCGCAAGTATCTTCGCGCCATCGCAGGCGTGTACCAGGGCGGCCCCGTTGGCCTGGAAGCGATCGCCGCAACAATGAACGAGGACGCAGGAACACTGGAGGACGTGGTCGAGCCATATCTCCTGCAGATCGGATTCCTCGCGCGCACGCGCCGCGGCCGCATGATGACACGCAGCGCAGCAGACCACCTGCATCTGAAGATCACTCTTCCGGACGATCAGTCGCTGTTCAGCGCTGAATAA
- a CDS encoding SO_0444 family Cu/Zn efflux transporter, whose protein sequence is MDRFWEFVDNFWQVLAESGLWLGIGFLVAGLLHVYVPTKWVEKHLKGRTIGSVIKAAVFGVPIPLCSCSVIPTVAALRRKGASRGSSAAFAISSPEIDGPSIALTWGLLGPVMAIARPIGALVSAITAGVLINRFCEEDETASVSEKKHTSSHSCGCASRKSTSCCSSGMDDDITLERPLMVSGGAPSASSCCSSQKQSAIATETSCCGSKIEESSCCSGDSHDHDHAGGLLGALKYGFVTLPAMLAVWLFIGLALSAAASTWIPTDTMTRFGSGPLALVVALVIGLPLYVCATSSTPFAKALVVAGLSPGAALVFLLAGPATNMTTMMWVLQDLGRRALLIYIAVISVVAVGFGFLFQIVSPSIAGAMGLESAGHTTHTVTNWHAAIGAALLAVGLFVVLRRELQKVSASRKSATQCKHHNDAATCPHCAQPA, encoded by the coding sequence ATGGATCGGTTCTGGGAGTTTGTCGACAACTTCTGGCAGGTGCTCGCCGAGAGTGGTCTCTGGCTTGGCATCGGGTTTCTGGTTGCCGGCCTGCTCCACGTGTACGTGCCCACGAAGTGGGTCGAAAAGCACCTCAAGGGAAGAACAATCGGGTCTGTCATCAAGGCTGCGGTCTTCGGCGTGCCTATTCCATTGTGCAGTTGCTCGGTTATACCGACAGTTGCTGCGCTGCGTCGCAAGGGTGCATCGCGCGGATCGAGCGCCGCGTTTGCTATCAGCTCACCCGAGATTGATGGCCCCAGCATCGCGCTCACATGGGGACTGCTCGGCCCCGTGATGGCGATCGCGCGACCCATTGGTGCGCTCGTTAGCGCTATTACCGCGGGTGTGCTGATCAATCGTTTCTGCGAAGAGGATGAGACTGCGTCTGTTTCAGAGAAGAAACACACAAGCAGCCATTCGTGTGGATGTGCATCCAGGAAATCAACCTCCTGCTGCAGCAGTGGCATGGATGATGACATCACGCTCGAACGTCCGTTGATGGTCAGTGGGGGAGCGCCGTCTGCGTCATCGTGTTGTTCTTCGCAGAAACAATCTGCTATTGCTACCGAGACCTCATGCTGTGGATCGAAGATCGAGGAATCGTCGTGCTGCTCAGGTGATTCTCACGACCACGATCATGCTGGTGGGTTGCTCGGCGCGCTGAAGTACGGGTTTGTGACACTGCCCGCGATGCTCGCGGTGTGGCTGTTTATTGGGCTTGCACTCTCGGCTGCTGCATCAACGTGGATTCCAACAGACACGATGACGCGCTTTGGGTCGGGCCCGCTCGCGCTCGTGGTTGCACTGGTGATCGGTCTGCCGCTGTACGTGTGCGCAACATCGTCAACACCGTTCGCCAAGGCATTGGTTGTTGCGGGGTTGTCGCCGGGTGCTGCGCTGGTGTTTCTGCTTGCTGGGCCAGCGACGAACATGACGACGATGATGTGGGTGCTGCAAGACCTTGGCAGGCGTGCGCTCCTGATCTACATCGCGGTGATTTCGGTTGTTGCCGTGGGGTTTGGGTTCCTGTTTCAGATTGTGTCGCCATCGATTGCTGGCGCGATGGGACTCGAATCAGCGGGGCACACGACACACACGGTGACCAACTGGCATGCTGCGATTGGTGCAGCCTTGCTTGCGGTTGGACTGTTCGTGGTGCTGCGACGGGAGTTGCAAAAAGTTTCTGCATCACGCAAGAGTGCGACACAGTGCAAGCACCACAACGACGCAGCGACATGCCCACACTGTGCGCAGCCAGCGTGA
- a CDS encoding M20/M25/M40 family metallo-hydrolase, translating into MPATDVPTRWATKAACLALAAGAVFATSAIAGDPIADKVADDAPYTVINGEKVPVPNIRMGDPATIEKILHEGKNNNQVMKQLEHLCTAIGPRLTGSANVEMANRWALSQFQSWGMKNGELFQWGEIPVRFDRGPSTAKVVIRRGEGDEISYADGTELAFTTLAWAPGTNGIVQGQVLRLPKTMEELEAVEDQLEGAWILLPSNPNGRRGVRGPAANTSARLGYFKELRTELKENPIADASASEGYVGRWRGTTTGPGTPPDGAEFVLDISSMDDKGNVTGTLSYPEANHSEPLVNAKINKATGQFTFTWDSPMGETVTPTWSLINGVLTARDSIGGGEYYLHVGKRTAPQTAQRQQRQTSATRFASNENQSRVAGTQRNPYSGTWEGLTRGGPAGNEGMPFVLKVDVDREGNANGRLEYTGFGAPFTDGKVDMQTGLFTCKWESPMGAIEWGASLSRDGNLSGSFADPRGGSDTVTQTGGRVSRDSGLVQTVAQTTQPEADDNAMDLEREIYKRIISKNPAGWVSTSSDDRVWTSSVRGWRELNFNDLYQDTEIIVNETGFDYINSKLTDGWPIELAVDADNRLVNGPFPVYDTIAEIPGTEWPDEVVIVSAHLDSWNGPGSRGTVDNGTGSSVTIEAARILTAVGAKPKRTIRFILWTGEEQGLLGSRGYVESLSDEERAKIVACFVDDGGTNYEGGIQCIESMRDYLAAATAPTNGQFFSQTDYDAKMNDDNPDNDERAGWMDVNVQVNERMPRGGGSDHASFNSVGIPGFFWDEVGRANYRYGWHTQYDRLDQAIEEYLIQSSTNAAIAAYNIACAPEMLPREIPEEENGRAGQ; encoded by the coding sequence ATGCCAGCCACAGACGTTCCCACCCGCTGGGCCACCAAAGCCGCGTGCCTCGCTCTTGCTGCAGGCGCTGTATTCGCCACAAGTGCAATCGCGGGCGACCCCATCGCAGACAAGGTCGCTGACGATGCACCCTACACCGTGATCAATGGCGAGAAGGTGCCCGTGCCCAACATCCGCATGGGCGATCCAGCCACAATCGAGAAGATTCTCCACGAGGGCAAAAACAACAACCAGGTGATGAAGCAGCTTGAGCACCTGTGCACTGCCATCGGTCCTCGTTTGACAGGCTCAGCCAACGTCGAGATGGCAAACCGTTGGGCGCTCTCCCAGTTCCAATCATGGGGCATGAAGAACGGCGAACTCTTCCAATGGGGTGAGATCCCGGTGCGCTTCGACCGTGGACCGTCCACCGCGAAGGTCGTCATCCGTCGCGGCGAGGGTGACGAGATCAGTTACGCCGACGGCACAGAACTCGCGTTTACAACGCTCGCATGGGCACCGGGCACAAACGGTATTGTGCAGGGCCAAGTCCTGCGACTGCCCAAGACAATGGAAGAACTCGAAGCAGTTGAGGACCAGCTTGAAGGAGCATGGATTCTGCTTCCGTCAAACCCCAATGGACGTCGCGGCGTGCGCGGGCCCGCAGCAAACACCAGCGCTCGACTCGGTTATTTCAAGGAACTTCGCACAGAACTGAAGGAAAACCCGATCGCTGATGCATCAGCATCGGAGGGCTATGTTGGTCGCTGGCGCGGTACAACCACCGGCCCGGGCACACCTCCTGACGGAGCAGAGTTTGTCCTGGACATTTCGTCAATGGATGATAAAGGGAACGTCACCGGCACATTGTCATATCCCGAAGCGAATCACTCGGAGCCGCTGGTCAACGCGAAGATAAATAAAGCCACCGGACAGTTCACATTCACATGGGACTCCCCCATGGGCGAGACGGTCACACCAACGTGGTCGCTCATCAATGGCGTGCTTACCGCGAGGGATTCGATCGGTGGCGGCGAGTACTACCTGCATGTCGGCAAGCGCACCGCACCACAGACTGCACAGCGTCAGCAGCGTCAAACAAGCGCTACGCGCTTTGCAAGTAATGAGAATCAGTCGCGTGTTGCGGGCACACAGCGCAATCCATATTCCGGCACATGGGAAGGCCTGACGCGCGGCGGCCCGGCTGGCAATGAGGGCATGCCCTTTGTTCTCAAGGTCGATGTTGATCGCGAGGGCAACGCCAACGGTCGACTTGAGTACACCGGATTTGGCGCACCATTTACTGATGGCAAGGTCGACATGCAGACCGGGCTTTTCACCTGCAAGTGGGAAAGCCCGATGGGCGCGATCGAATGGGGCGCATCACTCTCGCGTGACGGAAATCTGTCGGGCTCATTTGCTGATCCGCGTGGCGGCAGCGATACTGTGACACAAACCGGCGGCCGCGTCTCGCGCGACTCAGGACTCGTACAGACCGTCGCGCAAACAACGCAGCCCGAAGCAGACGACAACGCGATGGACCTCGAACGCGAGATCTATAAGCGCATCATCTCCAAGAATCCCGCAGGATGGGTCTCGACATCTTCTGACGATCGCGTGTGGACCAGTTCTGTTCGTGGCTGGCGTGAACTCAACTTCAACGACCTCTATCAAGATACAGAGATCATCGTCAACGAGACCGGGTTTGACTACATTAACTCGAAGCTGACTGACGGCTGGCCAATCGAACTCGCTGTCGATGCCGACAATCGTCTCGTCAACGGTCCGTTCCCCGTGTACGACACCATCGCTGAGATCCCCGGCACGGAATGGCCCGACGAGGTCGTCATTGTCTCTGCCCACCTTGATTCATGGAACGGTCCCGGCTCGCGCGGCACAGTCGACAACGGCACAGGATCATCCGTCACCATCGAAGCGGCACGCATTCTCACCGCTGTCGGCGCAAAGCCGAAGCGCACCATCAGGTTCATCCTCTGGACTGGCGAAGAGCAGGGCCTGCTCGGATCGCGCGGGTACGTCGAGAGTTTGTCAGACGAAGAGCGCGCCAAGATCGTCGCGTGCTTCGTCGACGACGGCGGCACAAACTACGAGGGTGGCATCCAGTGCATCGAGTCCATGCGCGATTACCTCGCAGCAGCAACCGCGCCGACCAACGGGCAGTTCTTCTCGCAGACCGACTACGACGCAAAGATGAACGATGACAACCCGGACAACGACGAGCGCGCAGGCTGGATGGACGTGAACGTGCAGGTCAACGAGCGCATGCCTCGCGGCGGCGGATCGGACCATGCGTCTTTCAACAGTGTCGGCATCCCCGGATTCTTCTGGGATGAGGTCGGGCGTGCGAACTACCGGTACGGCTGGCACACCCAGTACGACAGACTCGATCAGGCGATCGAGGAGTACCTGATCCAGTCCTCGACCAACGCCGCGATCGCAGCGTACAACATCGCGTGCGCTCCGGAGATGCTCCCTCGCGAGATTCCTGAAGAGGAGAATGGTCGGGCAGGCCAGTAA
- a CDS encoding tail fiber domain-containing protein → MAEYVFDNVDGSSGNIFLDSNQIFSTGDVVRVLGYYEAGDGGAALWKYFGASAPTSHNAYVSTTDSMMDPHYFELASGQFINAKMFGATGDGTSDDTTAVNKLLSYTDELYFSKGIYVVTGLSNYHFGKRLWGPGVVRATNTWQTEYFGNTSAIGTKDGRAYPIDTHGGLIIGGSGPTPNGVLLRASNEGIAEAMCTRTGGTTQLQIYTNAVRGWGTRDTSNTSKLNLESSTAGYPNLNDHVYPQDYIWIRNRHTQIDPSLSSETEVDASNGLYRIASISTSDPSITVKHTSGTTTPVLFPSTDPSNNHKGMYWTSYFHAEFIGNYVPTGGNNGVFTRSSGDLLENWGHDHNVIINGTRYEVTNVTSTTLEIANGPTSSMNDISVTFRWMDGEEYLSLLRQQAGSANIEMIMSNFLRPDFAGMRIGATGAGSNDYNYYLDYHILGEAASDDPFDFYSDYAETNMHGQRFTYMTFKDSHVGIHNRNPKAPLHIKRYYEGIQGNDDIRKELARFDVQYEPGVYSQSEEEEGPTEPNPAGERKLAIVTRNNFLAPGIQGSHPGADPTTSGVQICLQPDDGDIHFGSWDEVSSGYRFEFAGDVKIDGNLTATGVYATTGGGTSVVVDTNGVLARDTSSIRYKRDVQPLDDDSAAKLWNLEPVTYKSKLPNDDQGATFLGFIAEDVAKVDPRLVIWSQPDPETGEIVPDAVRYDRVCVLMLAALKRERESQRMLIQRLEALEARVAAL, encoded by the coding sequence ATGGCGGAATATGTATTTGACAATGTAGATGGCAGTAGTGGCAATATTTTTCTGGACAGCAATCAAATATTTTCGACTGGCGATGTCGTACGGGTGCTTGGTTATTACGAGGCTGGAGATGGTGGCGCAGCGCTATGGAAGTACTTTGGTGCTTCGGCTCCAACATCACACAATGCATATGTCTCAACTACTGACAGCATGATGGATCCACACTACTTTGAACTCGCATCGGGACAATTTATCAACGCAAAAATGTTTGGTGCTACAGGTGATGGAACGTCGGATGACACAACTGCTGTCAACAAATTACTTAGCTATACAGACGAGCTGTATTTCTCTAAAGGAATATATGTTGTTACGGGTTTATCAAATTACCACTTTGGCAAAAGGCTATGGGGCCCGGGGGTTGTTCGAGCAACTAACACATGGCAAACCGAATACTTCGGCAACACATCTGCTATTGGAACAAAGGACGGCAGGGCTTATCCAATCGATACGCACGGCGGCTTGATTATTGGAGGATCAGGCCCGACGCCAAACGGAGTTCTATTGAGAGCCTCAAATGAGGGCATAGCTGAAGCTATGTGCACAAGAACGGGAGGCACCACCCAACTTCAAATCTACACAAACGCAGTTCGTGGGTGGGGAACACGCGACACCTCAAATACTTCAAAGCTCAACCTCGAATCGAGCACCGCAGGATATCCAAACCTCAATGACCATGTTTATCCACAGGATTATATCTGGATTAGGAATCGACACACACAAATTGACCCATCACTATCATCAGAAACTGAGGTTGATGCAAGCAACGGATTGTATCGCATCGCGTCAATCAGCACATCAGATCCGTCAATCACGGTGAAACACACATCGGGCACGACCACCCCGGTATTATTCCCTTCGACTGATCCGAGCAACAACCACAAAGGCATGTATTGGACGAGCTACTTCCATGCCGAGTTCATCGGCAACTATGTGCCTACAGGTGGCAACAACGGTGTCTTTACAAGGTCGTCGGGCGATCTTCTGGAAAACTGGGGACACGATCACAACGTTATTATAAATGGAACTCGATATGAAGTTACAAATGTAACTTCAACAACCCTTGAGATTGCCAACGGACCCACATCGTCTATGAATGACATCTCAGTCACATTTCGATGGATGGACGGGGAAGAATATTTGTCGCTGCTCCGTCAGCAAGCTGGCAGCGCGAATATTGAAATGATAATGTCAAACTTCCTTCGGCCAGACTTTGCAGGAATGCGCATCGGTGCAACCGGAGCTGGAAGCAATGATTATAACTACTATCTTGATTACCATATTCTTGGCGAAGCTGCTAGCGATGATCCCTTCGATTTTTACAGTGACTATGCAGAGACAAATATGCACGGCCAACGATTCACATATATGACATTTAAAGACAGCCATGTCGGAATTCATAATCGTAATCCGAAGGCACCATTACATATCAAACGCTACTACGAGGGTATTCAAGGCAACGACGACATTCGGAAGGAACTTGCTCGATTTGACGTACAATATGAACCGGGTGTCTACTCGCAGTCAGAAGAGGAAGAAGGACCTACCGAACCCAATCCTGCTGGTGAACGCAAACTCGCAATTGTGACCCGCAACAACTTCCTTGCGCCTGGCATTCAAGGGTCCCACCCAGGCGCGGATCCAACTACATCAGGAGTGCAGATCTGCCTCCAGCCTGATGACGGCGACATCCACTTTGGTTCATGGGATGAAGTGAGTTCAGGCTATCGCTTCGAGTTCGCAGGCGACGTCAAGATTGACGGCAATCTCACAGCAACAGGCGTGTACGCAACAACAGGTGGCGGAACCAGTGTCGTCGTTGACACCAACGGCGTACTTGCAAGAGACACATCCTCAATCAGATACAAGAGAGATGTTCAACCACTGGACGATGATTCCGCTGCGAAGTTGTGGAATCTCGAACCCGTCACCTACAAGTCCAAGCTGCCAAACGACGATCAAGGCGCAACATTCCTAGGCTTTATCGCAGAAGACGTTGCGAAGGTTGATCCGCGTCTGGTGATCTGGTCTCAGCCAGATCCCGAGACTGGTGAAATCGTGCCAGATGCGGTGCGCTATGACCGAGTCTGCGTCCTGATGCTCGCTGCACTGAAACGGGAGCGGGAAAGCCAGCGGATGCTCATCCAGAGGCTTGAGGCTCTCGAAGCGCGTGTGGCAGCCCTGTAA
- a CDS encoding sulfotransferase family 2 domain-containing protein: MAAQIGNSLTSSKPDVTDPIYFLHIPKTAGSAFRSFIDDHFAVGEVTPWWPIEEHLLKLSREQLLEYKAYVGHYGWYLPALVRIPLRIVTVLRDPVDRTFSHFHDLRTSPQDWLHDVIKSNRWTFEDFVLSDLGKSELTNFMIRHIAFDDIQQDFWGHSPKRDHDLPGLLKKYSDESLLDIALERLESCEVVGLFERFSDSLRLTSHKFGWAPTASFRRHNSTRGSRSGEEVTERAREAIAEMTQLDQHIYDWAKRRFEAELRGLTDEQMESDYVQRMRLLPREKRVNWKFERPINGVGWSQRQWFKSLHPRLKEDVARFACVNGATFVDVPLEQGAAYEVRFFARNLPSSTPHQIQLRVNDVVVPMRTWQSRYDTADDSVWSGIASAEIIARNSAYTRVCFEKTSNLEVSQRQPEGLLSRIKAGMMAQRTGETTTIDEPIASGIEMRWLEIIQVS; this comes from the coding sequence ATGGCGGCGCAGATCGGAAACTCGCTTACTTCAAGCAAGCCTGATGTCACAGATCCAATCTATTTCCTGCACATCCCCAAGACCGCTGGCAGTGCGTTCCGATCGTTCATTGATGATCACTTTGCTGTCGGTGAAGTGACGCCGTGGTGGCCGATCGAGGAGCATTTGCTCAAGCTGTCACGGGAACAGTTGCTTGAATACAAGGCATATGTTGGTCATTACGGATGGTATCTTCCCGCACTGGTGCGCATCCCTCTTCGTATTGTGACAGTATTGAGAGATCCTGTTGATCGAACTTTTTCGCACTTCCACGATCTTCGGACATCACCGCAGGACTGGCTGCATGATGTTATCAAATCAAACAGATGGACGTTCGAAGACTTTGTACTGAGCGATCTTGGGAAGAGTGAGTTAACCAACTTCATGATTCGGCACATCGCGTTTGACGATATTCAGCAGGATTTCTGGGGGCACTCACCAAAGCGGGATCATGACCTTCCCGGGCTATTGAAGAAATACTCAGATGAATCGCTTCTTGATATCGCACTCGAGCGTCTCGAGTCATGCGAAGTTGTTGGACTATTTGAGCGTTTTTCGGATTCGCTGAGACTCACTTCGCACAAGTTTGGATGGGCTCCAACAGCATCATTTCGTCGCCACAACTCAACTCGAGGCTCGCGATCGGGTGAGGAGGTCACAGAACGCGCTCGCGAAGCCATTGCCGAGATGACGCAGTTGGACCAACATATCTATGACTGGGCAAAGCGGCGTTTTGAGGCCGAGTTGCGCGGGCTTACCGATGAGCAAATGGAGTCTGACTATGTGCAACGCATGCGGCTGCTCCCACGAGAGAAGCGTGTGAACTGGAAGTTTGAGCGTCCGATCAATGGTGTTGGGTGGTCGCAACGGCAATGGTTTAAGTCACTCCATCCTCGATTGAAAGAGGATGTTGCTCGGTTTGCGTGTGTGAACGGCGCGACATTTGTTGACGTGCCACTCGAGCAGGGTGCCGCATACGAAGTGCGCTTCTTTGCGAGGAATCTCCCTTCAAGTACGCCACATCAAATCCAGTTACGAGTCAACGATGTTGTCGTACCGATGCGAACGTGGCAATCGCGATATGATACCGCGGATGACTCAGTCTGGTCGGGTATTGCATCTGCTGAGATAATTGCACGAAACTCGGCATACACACGGGTGTGCTTTGAAAAGACGTCAAATCTTGAAGTATCGCAAAGACAACCTGAGGGTTTACTTTCGCGCATCAAAGCAGGAATGATGGCGCAACGCACTGGTGAGACGACAACGATTGATGAGCCAATCGCATCAGGGATTGAGATGCGATGGCTTGAAATCATACAGGTTAGTTAA
- the rpsJ gene encoding 30S ribosomal protein S10, with amino-acid sequence MAGQQIRIRMEAYDHIALDASAREIVDHAKRTNAKVAGPIPLPTRIERYTVNRSPFIDKKSREQFEIRTHKRLIDILEPNARTVEALNRLVVPAGVFVRIKV; translated from the coding sequence ATGGCAGGCCAGCAGATCAGAATTCGGATGGAGGCGTACGACCATATCGCGCTGGACGCATCTGCGCGCGAGATCGTCGATCATGCCAAGCGCACCAATGCGAAGGTGGCGGGTCCGATCCCTCTGCCAACACGAATCGAGCGATACACCGTCAACCGATCCCCATTCATCGACAAGAAATCTCGCGAGCAGTTCGAGATTCGCACGCACAAGCGTCTGATCGATATTCTTGAGCCGAACGCGCGCACCGTCGAAGCGTTGAATCGTCTGGTTGTTCCCGCAGGTGTGTTTGTTCGTATCAAGGTGTAA